In one window of Octopus bimaculoides isolate UCB-OBI-ISO-001 chromosome 20, ASM119413v2, whole genome shotgun sequence DNA:
- the LOC106879442 gene encoding uncharacterized protein LOC106879442 — MGCYVLYADLHINQNLQDIHHMFNSYVICFKYALAAAPSSNFNVVIDASKSPLGEHSGCFNLPTCNEITVLLHGNQYNHRDIVLKRRDNTLHSICKTHRSYDALQYPLLFVRGEDSYQFGIHQHKSDNLDCVTNKTVSCMNFYFYHFMVCDNSFNHMHCSGELFHQFVVDVCAKMESERLCFIQTHQKQLCSNSHIYLRDALINYPAPDSVGRLCILPSSFTRSPWYLHERTQDAMTYVRHYGRPDVFITFTCNPTWKEIKAELFPGQHAKDHHELLA, encoded by the coding sequence ATGGGATGTTACGTTTTGTATGCGGACCTCCACATCAACCAAAACCTGCAAGATATTCATCACATGTTCAACAGCTACGTTATATGCTTCAAGTATGCATTGGCAGCAGCTCCTTCATCAAATTTCAATGTTGTCATAGATGCCTCAAAAAGTCCATTGGGCGAACATTCTGGATGCTTCAACTTACCTACATGCAACGAAATAACTGTCCTTCTTCACGGTAATCAATATAACCACCGAGACATTGTCCTTAAACGCAGAGACAACACTCTTCACAGTATATGCAAGACGCACAGATCTTATGACGCCTTGCAATACCCATTGCTCTTTGTGAGAGGAGAGGACAGCTACCAGTTTGGAATTCATCAGCACAAATCAGACAATTTGGATTGTGTAACCAACAAAACGGTTTCTTGCATGAATTTTTACTTTTATCACTTCATGGTTTGTGACAACTCCTTCAACCATATGCACTGCTCAGGAGAACTTTTTCATCAGTTTGTCGTGGATGTGTGCGCTAAAATGGAGTCAGAGAGGCTCTGTTTTATCCAAACACACCAGAAGCAGTTGTGTTCGAACAGCCACATTTATCTGCGAGATGCCCTCATCAATTACCCAGCACCAGATAGCGTAGGCAGACTCTGCATTCTGCCATCCTCCTTCACTAGAAGTCCATGGTATTTGCATGAGAGAACACAAGATGCTATGACTTATGTCCGTCATTACGGCAGGCCTGATGTGTTCATTACATTCACCTGCAATCCTACGTGGAAAGAGATCAAAGCTGAATTGTTTCCAGGCCAGCATGCGAAAGACCATCATGAACTCCTAGCATGA